AGCCTTATTTATCTTCTGGATAAGAGCAAGTTTTCATATTTGTTTGTTATTTTTTGGTTCGCTTCAATAGAAACTTCACATATAATAACCCCCTTTTTTATTGGTAGAATATATTCAGGGTGTGAATTTTTATGTCTGCTTCAGTTAACCATGAAGTGATGCCCAAAAAACGGTTTGAGTTTCTTGATGGTATTAGAGGATGGGCTGCACTGATAGTTGTTTTTGGTCACACGATGGTTGGTGTTATTGCTTTAGACGCTCCCGATTTTGTGCATCAAATTTATCTTAAATTTATTACTCACGCATATCTGTCTGTGATGATTTTCTTCGTATTATCTGGGTACGTTCTCTCTATAAGTCAAATTTTAACAACTAAGCGAAACTTAGCAATAACAACAGTAGCCAGATATTTTCGGTTGTTAATCCCGGTCTTTGTTGTAACAGTTATTGCCTACTTATTTCTCAAAATGGGTTTTTTTTACAATGTCGAATCGTCAACTACTGAGGAAGCAAAGTCGTGGTTAGGTCGTTTTTATACCTTTAGTCCAGATATTATCGATGCTCTAAGATTTGCGTTTTTTGATACTTTTTTTAATTATGATGGGCAACATACGTATAATTCGTCTTTATGGACAATGCCAGTGGAGATGATGGGCTCCATTCTCATTTATTCGTACATTGCTATATTTAGGGTGATGGATAAAATATACTGGCTAGTCGCTGCTGTATTGGTTGTTTATTTTTATAACGTTTCGCCATACATGTTTTGTTTTATGGCAGGATATATGTTAGCAGAGCTAAAAATACGGCAAAGAAATTTCACCAACGGTATCACACAAGTATTGCTTGTTTTACTTTTTATTGGTGTTATTTTTTATGATACGTTTAATCGTCCAGCGACGGATCAAGGCAATTGTCTGGAAGCCGTAATCCTTATCTTTTGTATTTCATATTCTCAACCATTGATGCATTTCTTTTCAAACTCTTTCTCTAAATATCTTGGGAGAATTTCGTTCTCATTATATCTCATTCAGATAGTCGTTATTTGCTCATGGTCCTCATATCTTCGTATTCACTTACCTGCGTATGGTTTTGGGATTTATGTTGATGCAATTATTAACCTGATATCAACAATCGCAATATGTATTGGTTTTGCACATTTATTGACTCCTGTTGATATTGCTGCGGTGAAATACTCTAAAATTATCGCCAGGAAAATTTTGTACATTAAAACTGGGGAAACAAAACCCGTGGAGATAGGTTAATAGGGGCAGGCGGGAGTCAATAGATTCCCGTTAATTCCTTTTTATCTCTGGCGAGGTGATAAGATGTTGTTCAGTTCGTTTTTGCTCAGTGATTTAGAAAAATACCATCCCTGGATAAGAGAGTGAGGGTATCGGGATGCAATAAAATCATATTGAATATGATCTTCGACTCCTTCGAAAACAAGTGTTTTATTAAGTTTCATCAATGCATCGCAGAAAATAATGAAAATATCTTGTTTATAATTTTCGCTAATACCATCAACAAGTGATTTGTCGATTTTTATTTCATCATACTCAAGTTTTGCCAGTCTGGATATATTAGAGTTTTGCACACCAAAATCATCGATAGATATTTTAACGCCAATTGATTTTAGCTCTTTACAAAACTCTTCGAGAATACCTTCACTGGCGACAGCTTTTTCAGAAAGCTCGATTTTTATCAATGACAACGGTATGTTGTTAAGTAAACACTCGCGATGTAACACTTTACTGAATGTTTTATCTTCAATTTCGGTTCTGCCGACATTCAATGAGATAAGTAGTTGATGTTCCGTAATAAGACTTGATATTTCAGAAAATGCTTTTCGCATTATATGTGTATAGTACTCGTCATAAAGTCCCAACTTTTCAATTAGAGGTATGAAAAATTCTGGTGATATATGCATATGGTTCGTATCACGCCATCTGGACAGAACCTCAACACCAGTTATTTTTTGATCATAGGTTCGAATGATTGGCTGGTAGTTGACCTCGAAAGCATTAGCTTTCACTGCTTTGACGAGTGTCCTTTCAAGAGAGAAACGATCTTCATACAGTCTGGTAGTGAAAAGTAACAGTGAGAACCAGATAAAATAAAGCACAGCCCCAAGAAGTATAAATACCACAACTGATAGCGAAGCCAGTCCTGCATCATTATGTTTGACGGTAACGCATAAATCCCAGGTTGAACTGCATTTTGTTATGGTCAATGTAAATAACTTTGAGGATAACCAACTTCGATTTTCTGATGATGGAGATGCGGTAAAAAAAGTCCTGCGGAAATCTTTTGTTGTCGAATTTAATGAATAGCTTGCAGTTACCGGAATAAATTTATCATAAGCATATCTGGACGTAAAAATGATAATGTTATTATAAATAGCAGCATTGCCTGTGAAAAATTTTTTTTGCGAAAATTGAACCAGAGTAAAGCCATTTGGGGTCCGATGTAACTCATTGGGAAGTAATATAGGGGTTGTCAGTTTTCCCCAGAATGCTGTGCAGAGTATTTTACCTTTTTGTACAAAGCCAATATCACTGAAGTACAGACTGTCGAGTTTTACTTTTCGGTAATTATCGATGCTTTCTTTGTCACATCCCTGAGTGGTCATACTTTTAAGTGTACTCGCGACACTTAAGGATAAATTTTCAGAATACTGCAACAACGTATTGGCGATCTCACGCTGTTTGCTTTTTTGCTGTTGTACAATTGCTGAATTAACCGCATAGAAAGACAGGATAACCAGGATGGTTGAAATGATAGACACAACAATGATCTTTTTCATTTTTATTGCCCTGTCTACTTATTATCTTAAATAGCCCAGATTTTAACACAAACAAGAGAAGCCTCAAGCCTACCAATAACAGGATGTATCTGTACTTTGCTCATCAATTTTGACTCAGGACTTCGTTTCATTGACTGTTTTAGGGCGTGGATAACATAATAAGTGAGAATACTCCTTGTTGGTGATGTTTTCTGTGCCTTCTGAGTAATCGATTTGGCAACTCTGACGTTAAGGAAAACGATGAAATTTTATGCGATGGCTCTCCTCTTTTTATCCTCAACTTCTGCTTTGGCAACTTACCAGGCTCGTGAATACAATACGTGGTACGCAAAGGATGCTGTCTTGTCTGTTATGACGCAGACATCTGAGGGATTGCCCGTAATGGTGAGCTTCTCTCATCCGGGACAGAATTCTGCTAATCTCGTCATTTCACAGGCAACAGATGGCGAGTGTGCCGATGGCATTCAGACTCTTAATGTGAATGGTGCGATTGTTCCGGCGGCTTATACTTGCATCGATCTGTCCGGAAAAAGAATTGAACATTTTACTGTTGTCGATGCAGATCATGTGAATGACATGTTTGCCCACTTGAGATCAGACTTCACACTTCTGCTACAGGGAAACATCAAAGTCTGGGCGGCAAATGTGAAAAAACCGCGATATGGCATTGCGCCAAAATTTTGAAATGCCTTGCGTCACTTGGCTTTGCGTCGGCTCACTCGGGGTAGAGCCAGTGAAAAAGTCAGGCGCGGTAGCCAGGCCTTCAACTTAAATCTCAGCTATGCTCTACTCATCGCCATAAGCGGCGCTGAGTCAGTCTCTGTCTCTCATTCAACCTGACAAAACGGCTTGTTTTTTCTGTATAAAGGAAAAAATTGTGCGCAACGTTTTTATCCCCTTGCTCAGTGCTTTGTTTCTGTTTATGGCCGGGTCGCTGATCATAAACTGGCAACTTTGGCATATGGCGACGATGAGCACCGCCGAGGCCGCCAGGATCAGCACGCATAAAATAGACACTATTCTTAATGAGGCTGTGAGCGCAACAAATACAGCGCAGCGAGTTGCCGAGCAAGGATGCACGGACCGAGGACAACTAGACTTAGGGACCGAAGCGGCACTTAAACCGCATTTGCGCGCAATTATGATAGAGCAGAAGGGGAGAATTATCTGCACCTCACTTCCCGGAAATGGTGTATTAATTATTCATCCTGAAACTCTGCCCAACCTAAAATTAATGTTGCTTCCTGGTAGGCGGTTATTAAATGATGTTCCTGTTCTTATTTTTCAGACCCCCATCGCTAATGGACGCATTATGATCAGCATCAGTGATGCGCATTTGCGAGATGTGATGGCTGGTGTATCAGAAGGGCTGAATTTGTCATTACAGGTGGGGGATCATAGTCTGAAACGTACAGGGGATGTCAGTATTGTGGCGTCATCGCATGAAGTTCCTGTCATGGTGTCCTCGACAATGTTCCCCTTCAGCATAACCTGGCAGCCTCTACCATTTTTTAACTCAACGCGGTTAGTGCAACAGGGTTGGAGCCTCCTGTTATTGATTTTCTTTCTGTCCGTTGTCATGGGAATTTTGTTGCGTCGGTATATGGGTAAAAGCACTACATTTGAAGATGATCTCCGTAAAGCCATCACCAAAGGAGAAATTACTCCGTATTACCAGCCAGTGGTAAACGGCGAAACCGGTGGGCTTTATGGTGTAGAGGTACTTGCAAGATGGAAGCACCCGAAATCAGGATTCATCCCGCCAGATGTATTTATTCCGATAGCTGAACGTAGTGGATTGATTATTCCTCTTACGAAAAATCTTATGGCGAAGGTCGTTAGTCAACTTAAACCTCTCTCACCTAAGCTACCTGATGGTTTTCATATTGGGATCAATGTGAGTGCCAGTCATATTAATTCGTCCTCCTTTATTGGGGACTGCCACGCGTTTGGTCAGGGATTCAAGGGAAAAAAAGTAAAACTGGTTCTGGAAATCACGGAAAGGGAGCCTTTGCTTGACAATCCTCACTTGATTGAGAATTTAAACACGCTGCATGACGCCGGATTTGTTATTGCATTAGATGACTTTGGCACAGGTTATTCAGGTCTCTCCTGCCTTAATAATCTTGCAATTGACTACATCAAAATTGACAAGAGTTTTGTGAACAGAGTAACAGAGCAGAAAGATTCAACGATGCTTCTGGACTGTGTTATTGAGTTAGCGAAAAAACTATCATTAAGTATCGTGGCTGAAGGGGTCGAAACAAAGGAGCAACTAGACTATCTTAATCGCAATGAAATTACTTTGTTGCAAGGGTATTATTTCGGTAAACCGGTCTCATACATTGAGCTTATTAAGCTATTACTTTCCAAACCCAGGGAGAAGATCAAACTCTATGAAAATGAGAAGATGTGAGCTGGTGTTATCACTGAAAATGTACCCTTTATTGTAGCGATAATATGGAGTTTTCATCGATACATGGGCCTTATCTTTACCATATAATGGGTATCACGACTCCACACATCCGGTTTGCAATGCGGTTGCGAAACTTTCGACGCCTAAGCACAATTTGTTTTTCTCTCCTCTTGACCTTTGCTACAGTAACGAGACGTGCCAGCAAGGGAGTTTTAAGGTGCGATAAGGTGGGTAAGATAGTGCATGTGAAGAGTGTTTTTTACACAACAACCATTACTGTTATCATCGTCTCATTTGTTATTTCGCTGTCGCTTGCTTTTCAAATCACTACATCCAGGCAGCAGTCAATTCATCAAATTAACACGAGTGTCGCCAACCTCAGTCATACGCTAGATGTTTATACTGAGGGGATCATGCGTCAGAGCGAAATGCTTATAACCACGATCTCTGATATGACTGAAATTTATGGCATGATCCCACAACAGGCCGCCAATATTCAGCGGATGATGAAAAATCAGGACGACCTTCTTTCTCAAATTAATAATGTGATCATTTACGATAGCAGAGGAGATGTGGTCACGGCATTGCATGAGGATTTTTCAGGGCGACGAAACAGTGCAGACAGGGCATTTTTCATCTATCACCGGGAACACAGCGGGAAGCGTGTTTTTATCGGACAACCGGTGATCAGCAGGACTAATGGTAAATGGGTTATCACTATCAGTAGACGACTCGAAACCCATACTGGTGATTTCAACGGTGTCGCCGTCGTCACCCTGGGCATTGAAAACTTTCTGGCGCTGTATGGACAGATTGATATTGGCCATTCGGGCGTTATTGGGTTAACCACGGAGTCAGGGGTGTTATTGATAAGATATCCCTTCAAGAATAACTATATTGGTGCGATCGTTTCCGACTCTCCGCTTTTCAGAAAATACCTAAAGGTCCAGAATTCAGGTATTGCCAGGTCAATATCGCGGTTTGACAACATTGAGCGAATATACGCGTTTGAGAAGAATAAGCGTTACGGTTTAGTCACTACGGTCGCCGTTAGTACTGATGAGGCAATGTATTCATGGCGAAAACAGGCTATTCAGTTAGCTGTACTGATATTCATCTTTACTGTGGTCCTCATTGTAGCTTCCTATTTCCTGTATTCAGATTTATCAAAAAAGCACAAAATGAACAAAGAACTTGCTGCCGCTAAAAATGTGTTAAAGCAAGCAAATGAAGAGCTTAAGGTTATTGCCTCAGAAGATGCTCTGACGGGTCTTAATAACAGACGTATTTTTGATGAAAAATTGCTCTCTGAAATTGCACGTTGTGCACAGCAAGATTCCCTGATTTCAGTCCTGATTGTGGACGTCGATTATTTCAAAAGATTCAATGACAACTATGGTCACCCGGCGGGGGATCGCTGCCTGGCGCAGCTCGGTGAAATCCTTAAAAAGAGTGTAAGGGGTGACGATCAGATTGTCGCGAGGTATGGCGGCGAAGAATTTACCCTGATCTTACCCCATATGGGCAACGCGGAGGCGATCAGTCTAGGGGCGTCTATAATCCGGGAGGTCAATGCAGAAAATATTGAGCACGGGTTTAGTCCATTTGGTCGTGTCACGGTGAGTGTGGGAATTTCAACGGCGCGTGCTGTCACGCTTGCCGGTAAAGAACAAAGTATCGTCATGTCTGCCGACAATGCGCTGTATCAGGCGAAACGCTCAGGACGAAATCAGTATGCCTTTGTGGCTGGGTAGCTGTGGGCAGGAAAGCCCCTTAAAGAGAAGGGCGCGCAAAAAAAAGCCCACTCGAAAGTGGGCAAGAAATACTGGAAGCAATGTGAGCAATGTCGTACTAAATACCTGAGCGTTTAACTCAACTATTCAGTGTTGAGAACAATAATCTTTCTCAACAAAAGATGCAACCCCGCATTTCATGTGGAAAGCCATTTTTTTCAGCCAGAAACTGCGTCAGGTCATTTTGTGATGTATATCACAAATCATCTTTTGCTCATCTTGTGCTATCCTTTCCTGTGTTGTTGATTTAATGACAAAAACCATACAGAGAGGAAAGCTATGGGAATCATATCCTGGATTATCTTTGGGTTAATAGCGGGTATTCTGGCTAAGTGGATCATGCCGGGCAAGGATGGTGGCGGATTCTTCGTGACCGTCATTCTGGGGATTGTCGGTGCGGTCGTTGGCGGCTGGATCAGCACCTTCTTCGGTTTTGGCAAGGTCGATGGTTTCAATATCGGCAGCTTTGCTGTTGCGGTGATTGGCGCGCTGGTACTTCTGTTTATTTACAGAAAGATCAAAAGCTAAATCTGATATGCGTTGAAAAAGGCTGCCTGATGGCGGCCTTTTTACCTTCAGGCACTACCACCAGCCTAATTGCGCTCCCGCAACGGCCACGATCGCAATGATCAACATAATGATGGTTGTTTTTCTCATTTATGCCCCCGGAGCGGCGTATCCGCCGACGAAAAACCACGTTAAAAAAACCACTGCCGTTATGAAAATAACGACCGGGAAGAGTATTCCAATTCTCATGCCATCACCTGTGTCGGTTTACGTAACATTGCAGAGTGTACGGGCTTAATCCATTGTGAGAAAGCGCGTTTTATTTTTTCCTTTTTTATCCTGATACATCGCCACATCCGCAGCGCGTAATGCGCTGTCTGCATCCGTCTGGGTAGGATCGACTTCAATGACGCCGAGGCTTGCTCCGGGATAAAAAATATGGACGTTTCCCAGACAGTATTCGCCTGCGATACGGGCGCTGATACGCGTTTTGAGCAGGCTGATCTGGCTCTTTTCTCCATCATTCTCGTTGTGGCTCAGACACGCGACCAGAAACTCATCGCCCCCCAGACGGCCGATAATATCGTCCTCAGTCTGTTCCTGAGTGAGTCGCTTCCCCACCTCAATCAAAAACTGGTCGCCGGCTTCGTGCCCGTGGAGATCGTTAATCAGTTTAAAATCATCAAGGTCGATAAATGCGATGATGGCATTTCGTTTCAAATGCTTCGCGAGGGAGAACAAGGTTGCGAGATGTTCAAATATCGCCCGGCGATTCGGTAATCCGGTAAGCGCATCGGTATAGGAGTGCGCGACGAGTGCAGCATTGGCTTCACGAAGCTGGGCCACCAAAGACTCTTTTTGAATGTACTGCGCAATTAATCCGGCGAAAAGCCTCAGAACCTGTTCACCGCGTTCGCTAAGCTCTTGCTTCTGCGTACTGGTTGCACAAAGTGTGCCGTAGAGTGAGCCATCAGCAAGGTGAATGGGAATGCTCATATAAGTCGTGATTCCCAGTGCTTTGGCTGCGTCGCAGTCCGCCCAGCGTTCAGCCACCTCGTTACTGAAAAAACTGCTGCTATCAATTGCGCGTTTGCACAGTGTGTCGCCCCAGGGAACGCT
This sequence is a window from Enterobacter sp. RHBSTW-00994. Protein-coding genes within it:
- a CDS encoding YoaK family small membrane protein — protein: MRIGILFPVVIFITAVVFLTWFFVGGYAAPGA
- a CDS encoding cyclic diguanylate phosphodiesterase, with amino-acid sequence MKKIIVVSIISTILVILSFYAVNSAIVQQQKSKQREIANTLLQYSENLSLSVASTLKSMTTQGCDKESIDNYRKVKLDSLYFSDIGFVQKGKILCTAFWGKLTTPILLPNELHRTPNGFTLVQFSQKKFFTGNAAIYNNIIIFTSRYAYDKFIPVTASYSLNSTTKDFRRTFFTASPSSENRSWLSSKLFTLTITKCSSTWDLCVTVKHNDAGLASLSVVVFILLGAVLYFIWFSLLLFTTRLYEDRFSLERTLVKAVKANAFEVNYQPIIRTYDQKITGVEVLSRWRDTNHMHISPEFFIPLIEKLGLYDEYYTHIMRKAFSEISSLITEHQLLISLNVGRTEIEDKTFSKVLHRECLLNNIPLSLIKIELSEKAVASEGILEEFCKELKSIGVKISIDDFGVQNSNISRLAKLEYDEIKIDKSLVDGISENYKQDIFIIFCDALMKLNKTLVFEGVEDHIQYDFIASRYPHSLIQGWYFSKSLSKNELNNILSPRQR
- a CDS encoding EAL domain-containing protein — protein: MRNVFIPLLSALFLFMAGSLIINWQLWHMATMSTAEAARISTHKIDTILNEAVSATNTAQRVAEQGCTDRGQLDLGTEAALKPHLRAIMIEQKGRIICTSLPGNGVLIIHPETLPNLKLMLLPGRRLLNDVPVLIFQTPIANGRIMISISDAHLRDVMAGVSEGLNLSLQVGDHSLKRTGDVSIVASSHEVPVMVSSTMFPFSITWQPLPFFNSTRLVQQGWSLLLLIFFLSVVMGILLRRYMGKSTTFEDDLRKAITKGEITPYYQPVVNGETGGLYGVEVLARWKHPKSGFIPPDVFIPIAERSGLIIPLTKNLMAKVVSQLKPLSPKLPDGFHIGINVSASHINSSSFIGDCHAFGQGFKGKKVKLVLEITEREPLLDNPHLIENLNTLHDAGFVIALDDFGTGYSGLSCLNNLAIDYIKIDKSFVNRVTEQKDSTMLLDCVIELAKKLSLSIVAEGVETKEQLDYLNRNEITLLQGYYFGKPVSYIELIKLLLSKPREKIKLYENEKM
- a CDS encoding GlsB/YeaQ/YmgE family stress response membrane protein, whose protein sequence is MGIISWIIFGLIAGILAKWIMPGKDGGGFFVTVILGIVGAVVGGWISTFFGFGKVDGFNIGSFAVAVIGALVLLFIYRKIKS
- a CDS encoding sensor domain-containing diguanylate cyclase, whose translation is MGKIVHVKSVFYTTTITVIIVSFVISLSLAFQITTSRQQSIHQINTSVANLSHTLDVYTEGIMRQSEMLITTISDMTEIYGMIPQQAANIQRMMKNQDDLLSQINNVIIYDSRGDVVTALHEDFSGRRNSADRAFFIYHREHSGKRVFIGQPVISRTNGKWVITISRRLETHTGDFNGVAVVTLGIENFLALYGQIDIGHSGVIGLTTESGVLLIRYPFKNNYIGAIVSDSPLFRKYLKVQNSGIARSISRFDNIERIYAFEKNKRYGLVTTVAVSTDEAMYSWRKQAIQLAVLIFIFTVVLIVASYFLYSDLSKKHKMNKELAAAKNVLKQANEELKVIASEDALTGLNNRRIFDEKLLSEIARCAQQDSLISVLIVDVDYFKRFNDNYGHPAGDRCLAQLGEILKKSVRGDDQIVARYGGEEFTLILPHMGNAEAISLGASIIREVNAENIEHGFSPFGRVTVSVGISTARAVTLAGKEQSIVMSADNALYQAKRSGRNQYAFVAG
- a CDS encoding sensor domain-containing diguanylate cyclase; the protein is MSDIILARVSETLATEQSLESLVRQLLEMLEIVTDMESTYLTKVDINARLQHILYARNSKQMQIPEGLSVPWGDTLCKRAIDSSSFFSNEVAERWADCDAAKALGITTYMSIPIHLADGSLYGTLCATSTQKQELSERGEQVLRLFAGLIAQYIQKESLVAQLREANAALVAHSYTDALTGLPNRRAIFEHLATLFSLAKHLKRNAIIAFIDLDDFKLINDLHGHEAGDQFLIEVGKRLTQEQTEDDIIGRLGGDEFLVACLSHNENDGEKSQISLLKTRISARIAGEYCLGNVHIFYPGASLGVIEVDPTQTDADSALRAADVAMYQDKKGKNKTRFLTMD
- a CDS encoding acyltransferase; translation: MSASVNHEVMPKKRFEFLDGIRGWAALIVVFGHTMVGVIALDAPDFVHQIYLKFITHAYLSVMIFFVLSGYVLSISQILTTKRNLAITTVARYFRLLIPVFVVTVIAYLFLKMGFFYNVESSTTEEAKSWLGRFYTFSPDIIDALRFAFFDTFFNYDGQHTYNSSLWTMPVEMMGSILIYSYIAIFRVMDKIYWLVAAVLVVYFYNVSPYMFCFMAGYMLAELKIRQRNFTNGITQVLLVLLFIGVIFYDTFNRPATDQGNCLEAVILIFCISYSQPLMHFFSNSFSKYLGRISFSLYLIQIVVICSWSSYLRIHLPAYGFGIYVDAIINLISTIAICIGFAHLLTPVDIAAVKYSKIIARKILYIKTGETKPVEIG